In Taeniopygia guttata chromosome 24, bTaeGut7.mat, whole genome shotgun sequence, a single genomic region encodes these proteins:
- the SIDT2 gene encoding SID1 transmembrane family member 2 isoform X1 gives MSGPAAAVLAWALLAGALLPPPPVRPQPQPQPRGDRQVQEREAQFNTTYSDWVHANLLNIYAFNHSVRRNRTEGVRVSVNVLSDQKDQPVLFVVRQKEAVVSFQVPLILRGLYQRKYAYQEVSRTLCQPQTKAEVETQHFYVDVSTLSLNTSYQLRVTRVENFVLRTNERFSFNATAAQPQYFKYEFPEEVDSVIVKVTSAMAFPCSVISIQDILCPVYDLDNNVAFIGMYQTMTKKAAITVQKKDFPSHSFYVVVVVKTEDEACGGALPYYPLSKNASPDEPVDQHNRQKTLEVMVSPAITSEAYVRSVLFCLGIFLSFYILTLLLACWEGCRQHKRKGLLAAMDSPSLDTASLLGHSRSIPDSFLNHGPYDSYGYGSFGNGSSSSTEGVTDSLGSAEVSYSYVGQEQFKRRTPSAPTRPLSIPMGERSLENVAGRPRLDSLSSVEEDDYDTLADIDYDKNVIRTKQYLCVADLARKDKRVLRKKYQIYFWNIATIAVFYALPVIQLVITYQTVVNVTGNQDICYYNFLCAHPLGNLSAFNNILSNLGYVLLGLLFLLIILQREINYNRALLRNDTRALECGIPKHFGLFYAMGTALMMEGLLSACYHVCPNYTNFQFDTSFMYMIAGLCMLKLYQKRHPDINASAYSAYACLALVIFFSVVGVVFGKGNTAFWIVFSVIHIVATLLLSTQLYYMGRWKLDSGILRRILHVLYTDCVRQCSGPMYVDRMVLLVMGNIINWSLAAYGLIVRPNDFASYLLAIGICNLLLYFAFYIIMKLRSGERIKLIPLLCIISTSVVWGFALFFFFQGLSTWQKTPAESREHNRDCILLDFFDDHDIWHFLSSIAMFGSFLVLLTLDDDLDCVQRDKIYVF, from the exons ATGTCGGGCCCCGCGGCGGCCGTGCTGGCCTGGGCGCTGCTGGCCGGGGCGCTGCTGCCCCCGCCGCCCGTccggccccagccccagccccagccccgcggGGACCGCCAGGTGCAGGAGAGGGAAGCGCAGTTCAACACCACCTACAGCGACTGGGTGCACGCCAACCTGCTCAACATCTACGCCTTCAACCACAGCGTCCGCAGGAACCGG accGAGGGCGTGCGGGTGTCGGTCAATGTCCTCTCGGACCAGAAGGACCAGCCCGTCCTCTTCGTGGTGAGGCAGAAGGAGGCGGTGGTCTCCTTCCAGGTGCCGCTCATCCTCCGGGGCCT gtaCCAGAGGAAATACGCGTACCAGGAGGTGAGCCGCACGCTCTGCCAGCCGCAGACCAAGGCCGAGGTGGAGACCCAGCACTTCTACGTGGATGTCTCCACGCTCTCCCTCAACACTTCCTACCAGCTGCGGGTCACCCGCGTGGAGAACTTTGTGCTGCG GACCAACGAAAGGTTCAGCTTCAATGCCACGGCCGCCCAGCCGCAG TACTTCAAGTACGAGTTCCCCGAGGAGGTGGACTCGGTGATCGTGAAGGTGACCTCAGCCATGGCCTTCCCCTGCTCCGTCATCTCCATCCAGGACATCCTG TGCCCCGTCTACGACCTGGACAACAACGTGGCCTTCATCGGGATGTACCAGACCATGACGAAGAAGGCGGCCATCACGGTgcag AAGAAGGATTTCCCCAGCCATAGCTTCtatgtggtggtggtggtgaagACGGAGGACGAGGCGTGCGGGGGGGCTCTGCCCTACTACCCCCTCTCCAAGAATGCCTCTCCAG ATGAACCCGTGGATCAGCACAACCGGCAGAAGACGCTGGAGGTGATGGTGTCACCTGCCATAACCT ccgAGGCCTACGTGCGCAGCGTTCTCTTCTGCCTCGGCATCTTCCTCTCCTTCTACATCCTCACGCTGCTCCTCGCCTGCTGGGAGGGCTGCCG GCAGCACAAGAGGAAGGGGCTCCTGGCAGCCATGGATTCGCCCAGCCTGGACACAG CATCGCTCCTGG GTCACTCCCGTAGCATCCCCGACTCCTTCCTGAACCACGGCCCCTACGACAGCTACGGTTACGGCTCCTTCG GGAAcggctcctccagcagcaccgAGGGCGTCACAGACAGCCTGGGCTCAGCAGAAGTCTCCTACAGTTACGTGG GGCAGGAGCAGTTCAAGCGGCGCACGCCCTCCGCCCCGACGAGGCCACTGAGCATTCCCATGG GGGAGCGGTCCCTGGAGAACGTGGCCGGCCGGCCGCGCCTGGACTCGCTCAGCTCTGTGGAGGAGGACGACTACGACACGCTGGCTGACATCGACTATGACAAGAATGTCATCCGCACCAAG CAATACCTGTGCGTGGCCGACCTGGCGCGCAAGGACAAGCGGGTGCTGCGGAAGAAGTACCAGATTTATTTCTG GAACATCGCCACCATCGCTGTCTTCTACGCCCTCCCCGTCATCCAGCTCGTCATCACCTACCAGACT GTGGTGAATGTCACTGGCAACCAGGACATCTGCTACTACAACTTCTTGTGCGCCCACCCTCTGGGGAACCTCAG CGCCTTCAACAACatcctgagcaacctgggctacGTGCTGCTGGGCCTGCTCTTCCTGCTGATCATCCTGCAGCGCGAGATCAACTACAACCGCGCGCTGCTGCGCAACGACACCCGCGCCCTG GAGTGTGGCATCCCCAAGCACTTCGGGCTCTTCTACGCCATGGGCACCGCCCTCATGATGGAGGGGCTGCTCAGCGCCTGCTACCACGTCTGCCCCAACTACACCAACTTCCAGTTCG ACACCTCCTTCATGTACATGATCGCGGGGCTCTGCATGCTGAAGCTCTACCAGAAGCGCCACCCGGACATCAACGCCAGCGCCTACAGCGCCTACGCCTGCCTGGCCCTCGTCATCTTCTTCTCCGTGGTGGGCGTG GTCTTTGGGAAGGGGAACACGGCCTTCTGGATCGTCTTCTCCGTCATCCACATCgtggccacgctgctgctgagCACCCAGCTGTACTACATGGGGCGCTGGAAGCTGG acTCGGGCATCCTGCGCAGGATCCTGCACGTGCTGTACACGGACTGCGTGCGGCAGTGCAGCGGGCCCATGTACGTG GACCGCATGGTGCTCCTGGTCATGGGGAACATCATCAACTGGTCACT CGCTGCCTACGGCCTCATTGTCCGCCCCAATGATTTTGCTTCTTACCTGCTGGCCATCGGCATCTGCAACCTCCTCCTCTACTTCGCCTTCTACATTATCATGAAG ctCCGCAGTGGCGAGCGCATCAAGCTCATCCCCCTGCTCTGCATCATCAGCACCTCCGTGGTCTGGGGCTTCgccctcttcttcttcttccaggGGCTGAGCACCTGGCAG AAAACACCAGCCGAATCCCGGGAGCACAACCGTGACTGCATCCTGCTCGACTTCTTTGACGACCACGACATCTGGCATTTCCTCTCCTCCATCGCCATGTTCGGCTCCTTCCTG GTGCTGCTGACGCTGGACGATGACCTGGACTGTGTCCAGCGGGACAAGATCTACGTCTTCTAG
- the SIDT2 gene encoding SID1 transmembrane family member 2 isoform X3, with protein sequence MSGPAAAVLAWALLAGALLPPPPVRPQPQPQPRGDRQVQEREAQFNTTYSDWVHANLLNIYAFNHSVRRNRTEGVRVSVNVLSDQKDQPVLFVVRQKEAVVSFQVPLILRGLYQRKYAYQEVSRTLCQPQTKAEVETQHFYVDVSTLSLNTSYQLRVTRVENFVLRTNERFSFNATAAQPQYFKYEFPEEVDSVIVKVTSAMAFPCSVISIQDILCPVYDLDNNVAFIGMYQTMTKKAAITVQKKDFPSHSFYVVVVVKTEDEACGGALPYYPLSKNASPDEPVDQHNRQKTLEVMVSPAITSEAYVRSVLFCLGIFLSFYILTLLLACWEGCRQHKRKGLLAAMDSPSLDTASLLGHSRSIPDSFLNHGPYDSYGYGSFGNGSSSSTEGVTDSLGSAEVSYSYVGERSLENVAGRPRLDSLSSVEEDDYDTLADIDYDKNVIRTKQYLCVADLARKDKRVLRKKYQIYFWNIATIAVFYALPVIQLVITYQTVVNVTGNQDICYYNFLCAHPLGNLSAFNNILSNLGYVLLGLLFLLIILQREINYNRALLRNDTRALECGIPKHFGLFYAMGTALMMEGLLSACYHVCPNYTNFQFDTSFMYMIAGLCMLKLYQKRHPDINASAYSAYACLALVIFFSVVGVVFGKGNTAFWIVFSVIHIVATLLLSTQLYYMGRWKLDSGILRRILHVLYTDCVRQCSGPMYVDRMVLLVMGNIINWSLAAYGLIVRPNDFASYLLAIGICNLLLYFAFYIIMKLRSGERIKLIPLLCIISTSVVWGFALFFFFQGLSTWQKTPAESREHNRDCILLDFFDDHDIWHFLSSIAMFGSFLVLLTLDDDLDCVQRDKIYVF encoded by the exons ATGTCGGGCCCCGCGGCGGCCGTGCTGGCCTGGGCGCTGCTGGCCGGGGCGCTGCTGCCCCCGCCGCCCGTccggccccagccccagccccagccccgcggGGACCGCCAGGTGCAGGAGAGGGAAGCGCAGTTCAACACCACCTACAGCGACTGGGTGCACGCCAACCTGCTCAACATCTACGCCTTCAACCACAGCGTCCGCAGGAACCGG accGAGGGCGTGCGGGTGTCGGTCAATGTCCTCTCGGACCAGAAGGACCAGCCCGTCCTCTTCGTGGTGAGGCAGAAGGAGGCGGTGGTCTCCTTCCAGGTGCCGCTCATCCTCCGGGGCCT gtaCCAGAGGAAATACGCGTACCAGGAGGTGAGCCGCACGCTCTGCCAGCCGCAGACCAAGGCCGAGGTGGAGACCCAGCACTTCTACGTGGATGTCTCCACGCTCTCCCTCAACACTTCCTACCAGCTGCGGGTCACCCGCGTGGAGAACTTTGTGCTGCG GACCAACGAAAGGTTCAGCTTCAATGCCACGGCCGCCCAGCCGCAG TACTTCAAGTACGAGTTCCCCGAGGAGGTGGACTCGGTGATCGTGAAGGTGACCTCAGCCATGGCCTTCCCCTGCTCCGTCATCTCCATCCAGGACATCCTG TGCCCCGTCTACGACCTGGACAACAACGTGGCCTTCATCGGGATGTACCAGACCATGACGAAGAAGGCGGCCATCACGGTgcag AAGAAGGATTTCCCCAGCCATAGCTTCtatgtggtggtggtggtgaagACGGAGGACGAGGCGTGCGGGGGGGCTCTGCCCTACTACCCCCTCTCCAAGAATGCCTCTCCAG ATGAACCCGTGGATCAGCACAACCGGCAGAAGACGCTGGAGGTGATGGTGTCACCTGCCATAACCT ccgAGGCCTACGTGCGCAGCGTTCTCTTCTGCCTCGGCATCTTCCTCTCCTTCTACATCCTCACGCTGCTCCTCGCCTGCTGGGAGGGCTGCCG GCAGCACAAGAGGAAGGGGCTCCTGGCAGCCATGGATTCGCCCAGCCTGGACACAG CATCGCTCCTGG GTCACTCCCGTAGCATCCCCGACTCCTTCCTGAACCACGGCCCCTACGACAGCTACGGTTACGGCTCCTTCG GGAAcggctcctccagcagcaccgAGGGCGTCACAGACAGCCTGGGCTCAGCAGAAGTCTCCTACAGTTACGTGG GGGAGCGGTCCCTGGAGAACGTGGCCGGCCGGCCGCGCCTGGACTCGCTCAGCTCTGTGGAGGAGGACGACTACGACACGCTGGCTGACATCGACTATGACAAGAATGTCATCCGCACCAAG CAATACCTGTGCGTGGCCGACCTGGCGCGCAAGGACAAGCGGGTGCTGCGGAAGAAGTACCAGATTTATTTCTG GAACATCGCCACCATCGCTGTCTTCTACGCCCTCCCCGTCATCCAGCTCGTCATCACCTACCAGACT GTGGTGAATGTCACTGGCAACCAGGACATCTGCTACTACAACTTCTTGTGCGCCCACCCTCTGGGGAACCTCAG CGCCTTCAACAACatcctgagcaacctgggctacGTGCTGCTGGGCCTGCTCTTCCTGCTGATCATCCTGCAGCGCGAGATCAACTACAACCGCGCGCTGCTGCGCAACGACACCCGCGCCCTG GAGTGTGGCATCCCCAAGCACTTCGGGCTCTTCTACGCCATGGGCACCGCCCTCATGATGGAGGGGCTGCTCAGCGCCTGCTACCACGTCTGCCCCAACTACACCAACTTCCAGTTCG ACACCTCCTTCATGTACATGATCGCGGGGCTCTGCATGCTGAAGCTCTACCAGAAGCGCCACCCGGACATCAACGCCAGCGCCTACAGCGCCTACGCCTGCCTGGCCCTCGTCATCTTCTTCTCCGTGGTGGGCGTG GTCTTTGGGAAGGGGAACACGGCCTTCTGGATCGTCTTCTCCGTCATCCACATCgtggccacgctgctgctgagCACCCAGCTGTACTACATGGGGCGCTGGAAGCTGG acTCGGGCATCCTGCGCAGGATCCTGCACGTGCTGTACACGGACTGCGTGCGGCAGTGCAGCGGGCCCATGTACGTG GACCGCATGGTGCTCCTGGTCATGGGGAACATCATCAACTGGTCACT CGCTGCCTACGGCCTCATTGTCCGCCCCAATGATTTTGCTTCTTACCTGCTGGCCATCGGCATCTGCAACCTCCTCCTCTACTTCGCCTTCTACATTATCATGAAG ctCCGCAGTGGCGAGCGCATCAAGCTCATCCCCCTGCTCTGCATCATCAGCACCTCCGTGGTCTGGGGCTTCgccctcttcttcttcttccaggGGCTGAGCACCTGGCAG AAAACACCAGCCGAATCCCGGGAGCACAACCGTGACTGCATCCTGCTCGACTTCTTTGACGACCACGACATCTGGCATTTCCTCTCCTCCATCGCCATGTTCGGCTCCTTCCTG GTGCTGCTGACGCTGGACGATGACCTGGACTGTGTCCAGCGGGACAAGATCTACGTCTTCTAG
- the SIDT2 gene encoding SID1 transmembrane family member 2 isoform X2, whose protein sequence is MSGPAAAVLAWALLAGALLPPPPVRPQPQPQPRGDRQVQEREAQFNTTYSDWVHANLLNIYAFNHSVRRNRTEGVRVSVNVLSDQKDQPVLFVVRQKEAVVSFQVPLILRGLYQRKYAYQEVSRTLCQPQTKAEVETQHFYVDVSTLSLNTSYQLRVTRVENFVLRTNERFSFNATAAQPQYFKYEFPEEVDSVIVKVTSAMAFPCSVISIQDILCPVYDLDNNVAFIGMYQTMTKKAAITVQKKDFPSHSFYVVVVVKTEDEACGGALPYYPLSKNASPDEPVDQHNRQKTLEVMVSPAITSEAYVRSVLFCLGIFLSFYILTLLLACWEGCRQHKRKGLLAAMDSPSLDTGHSRSIPDSFLNHGPYDSYGYGSFGNGSSSSTEGVTDSLGSAEVSYSYVGQEQFKRRTPSAPTRPLSIPMGERSLENVAGRPRLDSLSSVEEDDYDTLADIDYDKNVIRTKQYLCVADLARKDKRVLRKKYQIYFWNIATIAVFYALPVIQLVITYQTVVNVTGNQDICYYNFLCAHPLGNLSAFNNILSNLGYVLLGLLFLLIILQREINYNRALLRNDTRALECGIPKHFGLFYAMGTALMMEGLLSACYHVCPNYTNFQFDTSFMYMIAGLCMLKLYQKRHPDINASAYSAYACLALVIFFSVVGVVFGKGNTAFWIVFSVIHIVATLLLSTQLYYMGRWKLDSGILRRILHVLYTDCVRQCSGPMYVDRMVLLVMGNIINWSLAAYGLIVRPNDFASYLLAIGICNLLLYFAFYIIMKLRSGERIKLIPLLCIISTSVVWGFALFFFFQGLSTWQKTPAESREHNRDCILLDFFDDHDIWHFLSSIAMFGSFLVLLTLDDDLDCVQRDKIYVF, encoded by the exons ATGTCGGGCCCCGCGGCGGCCGTGCTGGCCTGGGCGCTGCTGGCCGGGGCGCTGCTGCCCCCGCCGCCCGTccggccccagccccagccccagccccgcggGGACCGCCAGGTGCAGGAGAGGGAAGCGCAGTTCAACACCACCTACAGCGACTGGGTGCACGCCAACCTGCTCAACATCTACGCCTTCAACCACAGCGTCCGCAGGAACCGG accGAGGGCGTGCGGGTGTCGGTCAATGTCCTCTCGGACCAGAAGGACCAGCCCGTCCTCTTCGTGGTGAGGCAGAAGGAGGCGGTGGTCTCCTTCCAGGTGCCGCTCATCCTCCGGGGCCT gtaCCAGAGGAAATACGCGTACCAGGAGGTGAGCCGCACGCTCTGCCAGCCGCAGACCAAGGCCGAGGTGGAGACCCAGCACTTCTACGTGGATGTCTCCACGCTCTCCCTCAACACTTCCTACCAGCTGCGGGTCACCCGCGTGGAGAACTTTGTGCTGCG GACCAACGAAAGGTTCAGCTTCAATGCCACGGCCGCCCAGCCGCAG TACTTCAAGTACGAGTTCCCCGAGGAGGTGGACTCGGTGATCGTGAAGGTGACCTCAGCCATGGCCTTCCCCTGCTCCGTCATCTCCATCCAGGACATCCTG TGCCCCGTCTACGACCTGGACAACAACGTGGCCTTCATCGGGATGTACCAGACCATGACGAAGAAGGCGGCCATCACGGTgcag AAGAAGGATTTCCCCAGCCATAGCTTCtatgtggtggtggtggtgaagACGGAGGACGAGGCGTGCGGGGGGGCTCTGCCCTACTACCCCCTCTCCAAGAATGCCTCTCCAG ATGAACCCGTGGATCAGCACAACCGGCAGAAGACGCTGGAGGTGATGGTGTCACCTGCCATAACCT ccgAGGCCTACGTGCGCAGCGTTCTCTTCTGCCTCGGCATCTTCCTCTCCTTCTACATCCTCACGCTGCTCCTCGCCTGCTGGGAGGGCTGCCG GCAGCACAAGAGGAAGGGGCTCCTGGCAGCCATGGATTCGCCCAGCCTGGACACAG GTCACTCCCGTAGCATCCCCGACTCCTTCCTGAACCACGGCCCCTACGACAGCTACGGTTACGGCTCCTTCG GGAAcggctcctccagcagcaccgAGGGCGTCACAGACAGCCTGGGCTCAGCAGAAGTCTCCTACAGTTACGTGG GGCAGGAGCAGTTCAAGCGGCGCACGCCCTCCGCCCCGACGAGGCCACTGAGCATTCCCATGG GGGAGCGGTCCCTGGAGAACGTGGCCGGCCGGCCGCGCCTGGACTCGCTCAGCTCTGTGGAGGAGGACGACTACGACACGCTGGCTGACATCGACTATGACAAGAATGTCATCCGCACCAAG CAATACCTGTGCGTGGCCGACCTGGCGCGCAAGGACAAGCGGGTGCTGCGGAAGAAGTACCAGATTTATTTCTG GAACATCGCCACCATCGCTGTCTTCTACGCCCTCCCCGTCATCCAGCTCGTCATCACCTACCAGACT GTGGTGAATGTCACTGGCAACCAGGACATCTGCTACTACAACTTCTTGTGCGCCCACCCTCTGGGGAACCTCAG CGCCTTCAACAACatcctgagcaacctgggctacGTGCTGCTGGGCCTGCTCTTCCTGCTGATCATCCTGCAGCGCGAGATCAACTACAACCGCGCGCTGCTGCGCAACGACACCCGCGCCCTG GAGTGTGGCATCCCCAAGCACTTCGGGCTCTTCTACGCCATGGGCACCGCCCTCATGATGGAGGGGCTGCTCAGCGCCTGCTACCACGTCTGCCCCAACTACACCAACTTCCAGTTCG ACACCTCCTTCATGTACATGATCGCGGGGCTCTGCATGCTGAAGCTCTACCAGAAGCGCCACCCGGACATCAACGCCAGCGCCTACAGCGCCTACGCCTGCCTGGCCCTCGTCATCTTCTTCTCCGTGGTGGGCGTG GTCTTTGGGAAGGGGAACACGGCCTTCTGGATCGTCTTCTCCGTCATCCACATCgtggccacgctgctgctgagCACCCAGCTGTACTACATGGGGCGCTGGAAGCTGG acTCGGGCATCCTGCGCAGGATCCTGCACGTGCTGTACACGGACTGCGTGCGGCAGTGCAGCGGGCCCATGTACGTG GACCGCATGGTGCTCCTGGTCATGGGGAACATCATCAACTGGTCACT CGCTGCCTACGGCCTCATTGTCCGCCCCAATGATTTTGCTTCTTACCTGCTGGCCATCGGCATCTGCAACCTCCTCCTCTACTTCGCCTTCTACATTATCATGAAG ctCCGCAGTGGCGAGCGCATCAAGCTCATCCCCCTGCTCTGCATCATCAGCACCTCCGTGGTCTGGGGCTTCgccctcttcttcttcttccaggGGCTGAGCACCTGGCAG AAAACACCAGCCGAATCCCGGGAGCACAACCGTGACTGCATCCTGCTCGACTTCTTTGACGACCACGACATCTGGCATTTCCTCTCCTCCATCGCCATGTTCGGCTCCTTCCTG GTGCTGCTGACGCTGGACGATGACCTGGACTGTGTCCAGCGGGACAAGATCTACGTCTTCTAG
- the SIDT2 gene encoding SID1 transmembrane family member 2 isoform X4, translating into MSGPAAAVLAWALLAGALLPPPPVRPQPQPQPRGDRQVQEREAQFNTTYSDWVHANLLNIYAFNHSVRRNRTEGVRVSVNVLSDQKDQPVLFVVRQKEAVVSFQVPLILRGLYQRKYAYQEVSRTLCQPQTKAEVETQHFYVDVSTLSLNTSYQLRVTRVENFVLRTNERFSFNATAAQPQYFKYEFPEEVDSVIVKVTSAMAFPCSVISIQDILCPVYDLDNNVAFIGMYQTMTKKAAITVQKKDFPSHSFYVVVVVKTEDEACGGALPYYPLSKNASPDEPVDQHNRQKTLEVMVSPAITSEAYVRSVLFCLGIFLSFYILTLLLACWEGCRQHKRKGLLAAMDSPSLDTGHSRSIPDSFLNHGPYDSYGYGSFGNGSSSSTEGVTDSLGSAEVSYSYVGERSLENVAGRPRLDSLSSVEEDDYDTLADIDYDKNVIRTKQYLCVADLARKDKRVLRKKYQIYFWNIATIAVFYALPVIQLVITYQTVVNVTGNQDICYYNFLCAHPLGNLSAFNNILSNLGYVLLGLLFLLIILQREINYNRALLRNDTRALECGIPKHFGLFYAMGTALMMEGLLSACYHVCPNYTNFQFDTSFMYMIAGLCMLKLYQKRHPDINASAYSAYACLALVIFFSVVGVVFGKGNTAFWIVFSVIHIVATLLLSTQLYYMGRWKLDSGILRRILHVLYTDCVRQCSGPMYVDRMVLLVMGNIINWSLAAYGLIVRPNDFASYLLAIGICNLLLYFAFYIIMKLRSGERIKLIPLLCIISTSVVWGFALFFFFQGLSTWQKTPAESREHNRDCILLDFFDDHDIWHFLSSIAMFGSFLVLLTLDDDLDCVQRDKIYVF; encoded by the exons ATGTCGGGCCCCGCGGCGGCCGTGCTGGCCTGGGCGCTGCTGGCCGGGGCGCTGCTGCCCCCGCCGCCCGTccggccccagccccagccccagccccgcggGGACCGCCAGGTGCAGGAGAGGGAAGCGCAGTTCAACACCACCTACAGCGACTGGGTGCACGCCAACCTGCTCAACATCTACGCCTTCAACCACAGCGTCCGCAGGAACCGG accGAGGGCGTGCGGGTGTCGGTCAATGTCCTCTCGGACCAGAAGGACCAGCCCGTCCTCTTCGTGGTGAGGCAGAAGGAGGCGGTGGTCTCCTTCCAGGTGCCGCTCATCCTCCGGGGCCT gtaCCAGAGGAAATACGCGTACCAGGAGGTGAGCCGCACGCTCTGCCAGCCGCAGACCAAGGCCGAGGTGGAGACCCAGCACTTCTACGTGGATGTCTCCACGCTCTCCCTCAACACTTCCTACCAGCTGCGGGTCACCCGCGTGGAGAACTTTGTGCTGCG GACCAACGAAAGGTTCAGCTTCAATGCCACGGCCGCCCAGCCGCAG TACTTCAAGTACGAGTTCCCCGAGGAGGTGGACTCGGTGATCGTGAAGGTGACCTCAGCCATGGCCTTCCCCTGCTCCGTCATCTCCATCCAGGACATCCTG TGCCCCGTCTACGACCTGGACAACAACGTGGCCTTCATCGGGATGTACCAGACCATGACGAAGAAGGCGGCCATCACGGTgcag AAGAAGGATTTCCCCAGCCATAGCTTCtatgtggtggtggtggtgaagACGGAGGACGAGGCGTGCGGGGGGGCTCTGCCCTACTACCCCCTCTCCAAGAATGCCTCTCCAG ATGAACCCGTGGATCAGCACAACCGGCAGAAGACGCTGGAGGTGATGGTGTCACCTGCCATAACCT ccgAGGCCTACGTGCGCAGCGTTCTCTTCTGCCTCGGCATCTTCCTCTCCTTCTACATCCTCACGCTGCTCCTCGCCTGCTGGGAGGGCTGCCG GCAGCACAAGAGGAAGGGGCTCCTGGCAGCCATGGATTCGCCCAGCCTGGACACAG GTCACTCCCGTAGCATCCCCGACTCCTTCCTGAACCACGGCCCCTACGACAGCTACGGTTACGGCTCCTTCG GGAAcggctcctccagcagcaccgAGGGCGTCACAGACAGCCTGGGCTCAGCAGAAGTCTCCTACAGTTACGTGG GGGAGCGGTCCCTGGAGAACGTGGCCGGCCGGCCGCGCCTGGACTCGCTCAGCTCTGTGGAGGAGGACGACTACGACACGCTGGCTGACATCGACTATGACAAGAATGTCATCCGCACCAAG CAATACCTGTGCGTGGCCGACCTGGCGCGCAAGGACAAGCGGGTGCTGCGGAAGAAGTACCAGATTTATTTCTG GAACATCGCCACCATCGCTGTCTTCTACGCCCTCCCCGTCATCCAGCTCGTCATCACCTACCAGACT GTGGTGAATGTCACTGGCAACCAGGACATCTGCTACTACAACTTCTTGTGCGCCCACCCTCTGGGGAACCTCAG CGCCTTCAACAACatcctgagcaacctgggctacGTGCTGCTGGGCCTGCTCTTCCTGCTGATCATCCTGCAGCGCGAGATCAACTACAACCGCGCGCTGCTGCGCAACGACACCCGCGCCCTG GAGTGTGGCATCCCCAAGCACTTCGGGCTCTTCTACGCCATGGGCACCGCCCTCATGATGGAGGGGCTGCTCAGCGCCTGCTACCACGTCTGCCCCAACTACACCAACTTCCAGTTCG ACACCTCCTTCATGTACATGATCGCGGGGCTCTGCATGCTGAAGCTCTACCAGAAGCGCCACCCGGACATCAACGCCAGCGCCTACAGCGCCTACGCCTGCCTGGCCCTCGTCATCTTCTTCTCCGTGGTGGGCGTG GTCTTTGGGAAGGGGAACACGGCCTTCTGGATCGTCTTCTCCGTCATCCACATCgtggccacgctgctgctgagCACCCAGCTGTACTACATGGGGCGCTGGAAGCTGG acTCGGGCATCCTGCGCAGGATCCTGCACGTGCTGTACACGGACTGCGTGCGGCAGTGCAGCGGGCCCATGTACGTG GACCGCATGGTGCTCCTGGTCATGGGGAACATCATCAACTGGTCACT CGCTGCCTACGGCCTCATTGTCCGCCCCAATGATTTTGCTTCTTACCTGCTGGCCATCGGCATCTGCAACCTCCTCCTCTACTTCGCCTTCTACATTATCATGAAG ctCCGCAGTGGCGAGCGCATCAAGCTCATCCCCCTGCTCTGCATCATCAGCACCTCCGTGGTCTGGGGCTTCgccctcttcttcttcttccaggGGCTGAGCACCTGGCAG AAAACACCAGCCGAATCCCGGGAGCACAACCGTGACTGCATCCTGCTCGACTTCTTTGACGACCACGACATCTGGCATTTCCTCTCCTCCATCGCCATGTTCGGCTCCTTCCTG GTGCTGCTGACGCTGGACGATGACCTGGACTGTGTCCAGCGGGACAAGATCTACGTCTTCTAG